The proteins below are encoded in one region of Brassica napus cultivar Da-Ae chromosome A6, Da-Ae, whole genome shotgun sequence:
- the LOC106346300 gene encoding sugar transporter ERD6-like, giving the protein MERQKSMEKGLLNKSLSIRERECKFPNEDIFLETGLSRKSPRDVIKKSQDDDGECRVTASVFLSTFVAVSGSFCSGCGAGFSSGAQSGITKDLSLSVAEYSMFGSILTLGGLIGAIFSGKVADVLGRKRTMLFCEAFCVTGWLAVALAKDALWLDSGRLLLGIGVGLFSYVIPVYIAEIAPKHVRGSFVFANQLMQNCGIALFFIIGNFVPWRLLAIVGFVPCVLHVFCLFFIPESPRWLAKKGRDKDCRTALQCLRGPDVDISREANTIRDTIEMSEVDGETRMSELFQRRYAYPLFIGVGLMFLQQLSGSSGVTYYASSLFQKGGFPSAVGTSVIATMMVPKAMLGTIIVDKLGRRTLLMASCAAMGLSALLLSVSYGFQSFGILSDLTPIVTCIGVLGHIVTFALGMGGLPWIIMAEIFPMNVKVSAGTLVTVTNWLFGWIVTYTFNFMLEWNASGMFFIFSMVSAFSIVFVYFLVPETKGRSLEEIQALFSDSVQ; this is encoded by the exons ATGGAGCGACAAAAAAGCATGGAGAAAGGGTTACTGAATAAGAGCTTAAGCATACGAGAACGAGAGTGTAAGTTCCCTAACGAAGACATTTTCTTAGAAACCGGATTATCGAGGAAATCCCCGAGAGATGTTATCAAGAAAAGTCAAGACGACGATGGTGAATGTCGTGTTACTGCCTCTGTTTTCCTCAGCACCTTTGTTGCCGTCTCTGGCTCCTTCTGCTCCGGTTGTGGC GCGGGTTTTTCATCGGGTGCTCAATCAGGGATTACCAAAGATTTATCTCTCTCAGTTGCTGAG TACTCAATGTTCGGGTCGATTTTGACACTAGGAGGTTTGATTGGTGCAATATTCAGCGGTAAAGTCGCTGATGTCCTTGGAAGAAAGCGG ACGATGTTGTTTTGCGAAGCCTTCTGCGTCACAGGCTGGCTCGCGGTAGCATTGGCTAAG GACGCATTGTGGCTGGACTCTGGAAGATTGTTACTTGGAATCGGCGTTGGTTTATTTAGCTACGTG ATCCCGGTCTATATAGCCGAAATCGCACCGAAACATGTCCGTGGTTCGTTTGTGTTCGCCAATCAA CTGATGCAAAATTGCGGCATTGCGCTCTTCTTCATCATTGGCAATTTCGTTCCATGGCGATTATTAGCAATAGTCG GGTTTGTGCCATGTGTGCTCCACGTcttttgcttatttttcatTCCCGAGTCTCCCAGATGGCTA GCGAAAAAAGGCCGTGATAAAGATTGCCGAACTGCTTTGCAATGTCTAAGAGGACCTGACGTCGACATTTCTCGCGAAGCAAACACAATCAGA GATACCATAGAAATGTCTGAAGTCGATGGTGAAACTAGAATGTCTGAATTGTTTCAGAGACGATATGCGTATCCGCTATTT ATCGGAGTTGGCTTAATGTTTTTGCAACAATTGAGCGGGAGCTCCGGTGTAACCTATTATGCAAGTAGCCTCTTCCAAAAAGGAG GATTTCCAAGTGCTGTTGGCACATCTGTAATAGCCACGATGATG GTTCCCAAAGCAATGCTGGGAACAATCATAGTCGATAAACTGGGGAGGAGAACGCTCCTAATG GCTTCTTGTGCTGCGATGGGGTTAAGTGCTTTGCTCTTAAGTGTTTCCTACGGTTTCCAG TCATTTGGAATTCTCTCAGATCTCACTCCAATCGTCACTTGCATCGGCGTATTG GGTCACATTGTGACATTTGCGTTGGGAATGGGAGGACTACCATGGATTATAATGGCTGAG ATATTTCCCATGAATGTGAAAGTGTCAGCTGGAACCTTAGTTACCGTGACTAATTGGCTGTTTGGTTGGATTGTCACTTATACTTTCAATTTCATGCTGGAATGGAATGCATCAG ggatgttcttcatcttctcaatGGTCTCAGCCTTTTCGATTGTGTTTGTATACTTTCTGGTACCAGAGACCAAAGGCCGATCACTTGAAGAAATACAAGCATTGTTTTCCGACTCTGTACAATAA
- the LOC106349557 gene encoding phosphoglycerate mutase-like protein AT74H, with protein sequence MGTDKKILPKRIILMRHGESAGNIDQGAYATTPDHKIPLTEEGRAQAREAGRKMRALISAQSGGTCGENWRVYFYVSPYERTRTTLREVGKAFSRRRVIGVREECRIREQDFGNFQVEDRMRVVKETRERFGRFFYRFPEGESASDVYDRVSSFLESLWRDVDMNRHQVDPLSELNLVIVSHGLTSRVFLMKWFKWTVEEFERLNNLGNCEFRVMELGAGGEYTFGIHHTEEEMLAWGMSKDMIDDQMVRVNGSRETLNDCCTLQLDEYFDLLDVTDDEE encoded by the exons ATGGGGACCGACAAAAAGATACTTCCAAAACGCATCATACTCATGCGCCACGGCGAGTCCGCCGGCAACATCGACCAAGGGGCTTACGCAACCACGCCCGACCACAAGATCCCTCTGACGGAAGAAGGACGAGCGCAGGCACGTGAGGCCGGTAGGAAGATGAGAGCCCTGATCTCAGCTCAAAGCGGCGGCACGTGCGGAGAGAATTGGCGCGTATACTTTTACGTGTCCCCGTACGAGAGGACGAGGACAACACTGAGGGAAGTAGGGAAAGCGTTCTCGAGGCGGCGCGTGATAGGAGTGAGGGAAGAGTGTAGGATCAGAGAACAAGATTTTGGGAATTTTCAAGTGGAAGATAGGATGAGAGTTGTGAAGGAGACGAGGGAACGTTTTGGAAGATTCTTTTACCGTTTCCCGGAGGGTGAATCTGCTTCCGACGTCTATGATCGTGTTTCAA GTTTCTTGGAGTCTCTATGGAGAGACGTGGACATGAACAGGCATCAAGTGGATCCATTGAGTGAGCTAAACCTAGTGATTGTGTCCCATGGGCTGACCTCTCGTGTGTTTCTAATGAAATGGTTCAAGTGGACGGTGGAAGAGTTCGAGCGGCTGAACAATTTAGGGAACTGCGAGTTCAGAGTGATGGAGTTAGGTGCAGGAGGAGAGTACACCTTTGGGATACACCACACTGAAGAAGAGATGTTGGCTTGGGGCATGTCTAAAGATATGATTGATGATCAAATGGTTCGTGTTAATGGTTCTCGTGAAACGTTGAACGATTGTTGTACATTGCAACTCGATGAGTATTTCGATTTGTTAGATGTGACTGACGACGAAGAATGA